CCGTGCGATCGCCTATTCCAGTTTAGCCATCAGTTTCCTAGGTTTAATTGTCTGGGCTCACCATATGTTCACCAGTGGCACCCCCGGATGGTTAAGGATGTTTTTCATGGCTACCACCATGTTAATCGCTGTACCCACAGGAATTAAGGTATTTAGTTGGTGTGCCACCATGTGGGGCGGTAAAATTGAACTTAATAGCCCCATGTTATTCGCCATCGGCTTTTTATCATCCTTCCTCATCGGCGGTATCACAGGGGTAATGGTAGCCTCTGTACCCTTCGATATTCATGTCCATGATACCTATTTTGTGGTCGGACATTTCCACTATGTATTGTTTGGAGGTTCCGCCCTAGCCCTATTTTCTGGGTTTTACCACTGGTTCCCGAAAATGACAGGGAAAAACTACCATGAAGGTTTAGGCAGACTACATTTTATCCTTACCTTTATCGGCTTAAACCTTACCTTTATGCCCATGCACCAATTGGGCTTGATGGGGATGAATCGCCGTATCGCTTTATATGATGTGGAATTTCAACCCCTCAACCTCCTTAGCACCGCAGGGGCTTATACCATGGCAATCTCTACCCTTCCTTTTCTGATTAATATGGTGTGGACTCTATTTAAAGGTACCCAAGCCGAGCGTAATCCTTGGCGTGCGCTTACCCTTGAATGGCAAACCGCTTCCCCTCCAATTATCGAAAATTTCGAGGAGGAGCCTGTGTTATGGAGTGGGCCTTATGATTATGGTATTGATGAAGAATATGACTATGAGGAGGAAACTGTCTCGGATATGTTGGCAGATGTGGGAGTTAAATAATTGATAATTTCTAGCCCCCCTAACCCCCCAAGTTTGGGGGGAAATCATCTCTCATACTGGGGTGGGTAATGCCCACCATTCCCCTCTTCTTCTGAAGATTTTATGCACATTATAAGAAAATAAGTAATTATGCAAAGTACAGATATAAATTCACAAGTTACCGTCGGTTATGAAAAAGAAGCCGAAGGTGGACATCATGGACATCCTGATTTTAGGATGTTTGGTTTGGTGTTATTTTTGGTGGCGGAAAGTATGATCTTTTTTGGTCTTTTCAGTGCCTATATGATTTACTATGCCACCATGCCTGAGTGGCCCATGGGTGATATTGAGTTAGAGTTACTTTTACCCGGTATTAATAGCGTTATTCTAATTTCTAGTAGCTTTGTGATGCACAAGGGGCAAAGTTGCATTAAAAATAATGATGAAAAGGGTTTAAGAGTCTGGTTTGGCATTACTGCCCTGATGGGGGCGATTTTCCTAGCCGGGCAGGGTTACGAGTATGCTACCACTGGTTTTGGTTTGACGGACAATCTTTTTGCTAGTTGTTTTTATGTGTTGACTGGTTTCCACGGTTTGCACGTTGCCGCTGGTTTGTCGTTTATTTTGGCGGTTTTATGGCGATCGCGCCAGGCTGGTCATTATTCAGCCGAAAATCATTTTGGTGTGGAAGCTGCGGAGTTATATTGGCATTTTGTGGATGTGGTTTGGATCATCCTTTTCGGTTTGGTTTATCTTTTGCCCCTTACTTAACTTTTTTGATGGTGGGCAATGCCCACCCTACACTAACTAACCCGAGTTCAGGATAAAATTTATAGTCTTGTAAAGGTGACAGGTATCGGGTGTCAGGGAGGCAAGGGTTTTAAACCCCTTGTTAAGAATTTACAAAAACTGTATGTTAATTAATTTTCTGGTATTTAGTTCCATCAAGAAACTAATAAAAGCAGATCGTATTTTAAACCTGCAACCTGCAACCTGTAACCTAACCATTGCCTATCTTTTTTATGGTAAGATAGATGTTGCTCTATATTTCTTACAAGTTACTGGTAATTAATGATTTACCCTGATTTCGATGAATTTTCTTCGTTAACCAACCAAGGAAACTTTATTCCTGTCTATCAAGAATTAGTGGCAGATTTAGAAACCCCTGTTTCCGCTTGGTATAAGGTATGCGCAGATCAACCCTACAGTTTTTTATTGGAATCAGTGGAAGGTGGAGAAAACCTCGGACGTTATAGTTTTCTGGGTTGTGATCCTGTTTGGACACTAGAAGCTAGGGGACATCATACCACCAAAACCCATCGGCAGGGCAAGGTAGAGGTTTTTACTGGTAATCCTTTCGATATTCTTTCTAGTTGTCTCGAGTCTATTAAACCTGTCCATTTACCCCAACTTCCCCCCGATATTGGCGGTTTGTTTGGTTATTGGGGTTATGAGTTGATTTCTTGGATTGAACCCAAGGTGAAAGTGTATCCACCCAAGGAGGGTGATTTACCCGATGGGATGTGGATGCAAGTGGATAATCTCTTGATTTTTGATCAGGTAAAACGTAAAATATGGGCGATCGCCTATGCAGACTTAAGACAAAAACACCTTACCCTAGAAGAAATCTATCAACAAGCCTGTGACAAAATTAATAAATTAGTCCTCAAACTCCAGTTACCCCTACCCACCACCGCCAAACCCTTGGAGTTTAACCCCAATAAACCCGTTAATTCGACTAATTTAGAAAACTATCAGAGTAACACCACCAAAGAACAATTTACCGCCAGTGTTGCCAAAGCCAAGGAATACATCAAAGCGGGGGATATTTTTCAGGTAGTAATTTCCCAAAGACTACAATCTTATTACAGCGGACATCCCTTTGAATTATATCGCTCCCTCAGATTAATAAATCCCTCCCCCTACATGGCTTTCTATAACTTCGATGGATGGCAGTTAATCGGCTCATCCCCCGAGGTGATGGTAAAAGCCGAAAAAGACGAACAAGGCAAAACCAAAGCCACCCTACGCCCCATTGCGGGAACTCGCCCTAGGGGCAAAACTCCCCAAGAAGATCAAGCCCTTGCCCAAGATTTATTACAAGATCCCAAAGAAATCGCAGAACATGTTATGCTGGTGGACTTAGGCAGAAATGATCTCGGTAGGGTATGCCATAAAGGTACTGTTACTGTAGATGAATTGATGGTAATTGAGCGTTATTCCCACGTAATGCACATCGTCAGCAACGTTACAGGGGAATTAGAAGAAAAATATACCCCTTGGGATTTACTCAAAGCGGCTTTTCCCGCAGGTACTGTCAGCGGTGCTCCCAAAATCCGAGCCATGGAAATTATCAACGAATTAGAGCCTGAAAGGAGAGGACCTTATTCTGGGGTATATGGTTATTATAACTTTGAAGGTCAATTAAATACCGCCATCACTATCCGCACCATGATTGTAGAAAAAGCCCAAGGGGCAGAAAACCACCGAGTTTATCTTCAAGCAGGGGCTGGATTAGTGGCAGATTCTGATCCCGATAAGGAGTATCAGGAAACCATCAACAAAGCTAAAGGATTACTCGAAGCTATCAGGAGTTTAGGGTAATTTTTCAGCACACTTTATTTATTTTTAATCATGGTTTGGAGTGAAGGCTACGTTTCCGAAATTAATTATACCAACGGTTTCTATGGGGAATTAAGCCCCCTAAAACTTTCCTTAGCAACGGCATTAAAATCCATTCATCCCCCCAATACAGGTAAACCCTTCACCTATTGCGAGTTGGCTTGTGGTAGGGGTTATACCACCAATCTTTTGGCATCCGCCTATCCCGAAGCCCAATTTTATGCCAATGATTTTAACCCCAATCATATCCTCGAGGCGAAAACCCTAGCCGAGTCAGCAAACACAACCAACGTGCATTTTTTTGATGATAGTTTTGCTGAATTTATCCATCAAGACTTACCAGACTTTGATTTTATTGTTTTGCATGGTATCTATAGCTGGATTACCCCCGAAAACCGAGGTTTTATCGTTGATTTTATTCGCCAAAAATTGAAGGTGGGGGGCATTGTTTATATTTCCTACAATACCTTACCCGGTTGGTCTGCTGCCATGCCCATGCAAGGCTTGATGTTAAAACACCGCCAACATTCTTCCGCCCCTATTTTGGAAAGTGTGGAGGAGGCGTTAAATTTTACTGAAAGTTTAATGAATGCCAATGCTGGTTATTTTTTACAAAATCCTTCTCTCAAGACAAGGTTTGAGAATTTAAAATCCCAAAACCGCCATTATCTAGCCCATGAATATTTTAATGAGCAGTGGAATAGTTTTTATTTTGACCAAGTGGCTCAGGAATTGGAAGATGCTAAATTGAGTTATGTGGCTTCGGCACAGGTGTTGGATAATATTGATGTGTTGAATTTTTCTGCTGATGCTCAAAAGATTTTATCTCAGATAAAGGATGGTACTTATAAGGAAGTGGTAAGGGATTTTTGTTTGAATACTCAGTTTCGCCGAGATATTTTTGCTAAGGGTAAATTGGGCATGATGCCGGGGGAACAGGTTAGTATTATGAATAGTTTTCGTTATGCTTTAATGGTGCCGACAGATAGCATTAAGTTAAAGCATACTTTTTCTGTGGGAGAGGTAAGTTTACAGGAGGAGATTTATATTCCTATCATTAATGCTTTGAGTAAGTCTCCTTTGACGATGGCACAGTTACAAAATGATGGGGCTGTGAAAAAAATTGCGGTCAATAATATTTATCAGGCTTTAATTGTTTTGACTGGGTTGGGTTATATTCATCCTGCGGTGGATGATGAAACCTGTCAACGGCGAAAGGTGTCTACGGATGCTTTTAATAGGGCAATTGAGGAGAAGGCTTTTGTCACGGATGAAATGGCTTATCTGGCTTCTCCGTTAATTGGTACTGGAGTTGCGGTTAATTCTTTGGAACAGTTGTTGATATATGCTAAGGGAAGGGATAAGAATCCTGTGAAGTTTTTATGGGATATTTTTTCTAAGCAGGGTAAAAGATTGGTGAAGGATAATAAAGTATTACAAACTCCCGAGGAAAATATTGCCCATATTGAAGGTGTGGCAAAGGATTTTTATGGTAGTCGTTTTGATACTTTGAAAAAGTTGGGCATTGATTAAGTGCTTAAATCCCTATCGTCGATTAACTTTTCTTTTGGGTTGAGGTTTTTTGGAGGTGATTTTTTTTATCCTTCGCTGTGGTTTTCGAGTGGTTTTTTTCTTTCTGCGTTTTTTTAGCCATGAGTCAATGATGTCGGCTAGGTAATGACTCATGGCACCTAATTCTAAGCCGATGAATAGGGCGATGATTTCTTTTAGATAGATTTCTCCTATCACGGTGAGGTTATCAATTATTTGTTGCCATTGCCATATCTGGGGAAAAGTTATAAGGGCGATCGCCCCTAGCACGATACCAAGTAGGAGTAAAATAAAACAAAGATATAAACTGCGAATCACCGTGCCAATGATAAAACCGTGGGAAAAAAAAGAACGATGGGGCAAATATTTCTGATAGGGTAACCAAATAAACTTAAAATAACCCCATCTTTTAAATTGCACGGAATAAATATCTAAGTCAGGACCAAACATTAACCCGCTAAATAAAAATCCTGAAGCGACTACAAAGCCTGTTAATAGGTCTTTTGAGATGATTATAGTACCTATAAAAATCCATGGTAAACAAAGCCATGTAATTCGATCATGATTTTTTCCTGAAGTCATGTTGCATTTTTTAAAAAGAGTTGTTATACTTATAAAGGTGAACGCAACGAGGGCGATTAGCTCAGCGGTAGAGCGCCTGCCTTACAAGCAGGATGCCACTGGTTCAAATCCAGTATCGCCCATTTTTAAGAACAAATCAAGAAATTCGCTCCATAAGGGGTGATTTTTTGTTTCTGGCAAAACTCACATTCAAACGGTCGTGATATTATGAATAGATATTTATTATTGTACTCAAGTTAAGTGCGATCGCCCATGAAACCAATTAAAAATAAAAAGAGATATTTATTACTAACAATTGCCATCATCACCATTGGGTGGAGTACAATCATGGGCAGTCTTACCGCCAAAGTAATGGCAAATCCCATCGGTTCAAAATCCGTTGATAAAGTTGCTGATAACTATAGAGTAGGAAAAGAATTATACTTAGAAAATTGCTCCACCTGTCATATCGCCATTCCCCCCGCCGTATTACCTACCGAAACATGGAAAACCATCCTAGAAAATCCCCTCAACCATTATGGCACTAGACTAGAAGGAATAATTCGCTTCAATCAAGTATTAATGTGGCAATATCTAAGCACCTACTCTCGTCCTATTTCCGTTAACGAAAGAGAGCCAAAATTTATCGCCCAATCCCGTTATTTTTTTGCTCTTCACCCCGGAGTTGATTTACCTTCACCCGTAGGACATACCAGTTGTGTTGAATGTCATTCTCGAGCTTCTGAGTTTGATTTTCGCACCCTAGACTAATTAATAGTCAATACCTTTTTGTAAAAAAGAAGTGGCATCCTTGGCATTCATAGGTTTACTAAAATAATAACCTTGCATTTGCCTACAGTTTAAATCAACTAATAATTTTAACTGTTCATCATTTTCTATACCTTCAGCTACTACCTGTAAATTCATTCCTTTACCTAAAGTTACCACTGCGGAAATAATTGCCAAATCCTCTTTTTTATTCTTTAATTCCCTCACAAAACTTTGATCAATTTTTATTTTACCAAAAGGAAATTTTTTTAAATATCCTAAAGAAGAATAACCAGTACCAAAGTCATCCATCGCCACCAACACCCCTAAATTACTTAATTGATCTAATATTTTTTTCGCTAAATCAGGGTTTTGAATAATACTACTTTCTGTAATTTCTGCCTCCAAAAACTTAGGAGATAAATTAGTTTTTTTAAGAATATTAGCAATAGTATAAACAAGGTTTTTTTGCTGAAATTGTCGAGCAGAAATATTAACTGCAATTTTTAGATCAGTGTATCCTAAATCATGCCATATTTGATTTTGTTGACAGGCTTCTTCAATTACCCACTCACCAATAGGACAAATTAGTCCAGTTTGTTCGGCAATGGGTATAAAATTATTAGGAGCAACCCTACCAAGTTGAGGATGATTCCAACGAATTAACGCCTCCATACCAATAATTGTTTTACTGATAATATTAATTTGTGGTTGATAATATAATTCAAACTCATTATTATGTAAGGCATTATAAAGATAACTTTCTATTTGTAATAATTCTGTATTTCTTTGATTCATGGAAGGTTGATAAAACTGATAACCATGCCCTCCTAATTCTTTGGCACGATAAAGGGCTATATCGGCATTCTTGAGAAGAGTATCAGGGTTGTCTCCATCTTGGGGATAAATCGATATACCAATGCTGAGACTGGCATAAAGTTGGAATTCCAAAATTTGAAATGGTTGTCTGAGACTATGAAGAATTCTCTCTGCTACCCTTGTGGCTTCGTTACTATTATTTATTTCCGATAACAAAATAGTAAATTCATCTCCCCCCCAACGGGCAATAGTATCTAAATTTCTCAGGGATTTTTGCAATCTTTTGGCTACATTTTGTAAAAATTGATCTCCGATTTGATGTCCTAAAGTATCATTGATATTCTTGAAACGATCTAAATCAATGAATAAAATTGCCATTTTATGTTCATAAGTACGGGCATTGGCGATCGCCTTGTATAATTGTTCATTAAAGAAATTACGATTACCCAACTTCGTCAATAAATCATGGGATGCCTGATAACGTAACATTTCCTCAGATATTTTTCTTTCCGTAATATCTCTCACTGCATAACAAATAACCTCCTTGGCACTATAGTAAATAATGCTAATATTTACCTCCACAGGAATTAAACTACCATCCTGACAACGATGGAGAGATTCTTGCACCAAATCAAGCCTATTTTGATGAATTTTATCAATAATACTATCGATAATTTCCCCATCAACAGCTACTAAATCATATAGTTTAAGAGATAAAATTTCTTGACTACTATGACCTGTCAAACTACAATAAGCATTATTAGCCTCCAAAATATCCTTTGTCATAGGATCAACCAATATAATCCCTTCAGATATTTGTCTTACTACCGCCCTATACTTTTCCTCGCTTTCCCGCAGGGCTTCCTCAATATAATTTTTGTTTTTAAACTCAAAAATATAACTAACAATAACCTGTCTATCGCCATTGAGATAAGCTGATTGAGTATAGCGATCATTATTGTAAGTTATTTGACGCACAACAATATTATCCTCTTGTTTTTCCACCTCCTCTAATAAATCAGTCAGAAAGGGATTCTCTTGGATATTATCCTTCAGATTGGGAAAATAGCGATCAAAAAAGATATTCGTATGAATTACCTTTCCTTCTAAATCAGTTTCCAGAATGCCGTAACATAAATCATCTTTTTCATCATAAATTTGATCTAACATCTCCTTAATAAGAGACAATCTCTCCTTTTTAAATTCAGTAGGAGAAGAAGAATCTAAAGAATTTTCCTCAAATGTCAGAGTTTTTTGTGTTTTATCCGTCAAAAATGGGGCTTCTTTTTGTTCGATGGTTAAAGGTTGAGTTTTATCATCGTCATCATAGCCACTCGAATCCACTAAACTATAAGAGGCAAAAACCTTTTGTCCACCAATATAAATAGCATCCCCTGATTTTAATTCATGGGATAAACATTTATTTCCATTCACATACAACCCATTGGCACTTCTGTTTCCCTTTAAATCTCCATCAATAATCCAAAATACTTTTTTATCCTTATTTTCCTTATATTTCACGGGTAATATGGTACAGTGATAACGAGAAATGGTGGGATCGTGAATAACAATAGTATTACTAGAGTGACGACCAATAGAATATACTTCGTTATTTAAGACAATAGATTTTTGTTTGTTATCATATTCTATGGTCAATAGATGTTGAAAATCTGTACTTGATTCAATCATAATTATTGGTAAACAATCTCTAGGAGAATAAGGAAAACAACCGTCATCGATTGCTCAATAAAAAGTCTAATGGCATAGCTAGTAGAGAAGACAAAGACAAAAAATATCTGGGAGAAAATATAAGATCATTTTATTTACACCTAAATTTATCCTGTCACCAGAAAGATATTTTTAGAAACATATTATTAGTTTATTTCTCTTCAGAAGAGTAAAAGGTAGCGAACTTAATATAATTAAAATTTAGAAAATTGTCGATTCATCAAGTTTAACAAATCCTTTAAGACTTGTTTGTCTGTGAATTGCGTTAAGATTTTTCCCCTGTAGCAATATCCCAAAACCCCCTAATCCTTGGGGGTTGATCAATTCATGTAATTGATTACGACGTTGCCATAATTTGGATAATAATATTCTACCATCAGATAAATTATTTAGTCGATCGCCCAAACCCAAAGCCATCAAAAATAATGCTTGTTGAGTAAAATCTATTTTTTCTAGGTCAAAACTGGTGCCAATTTTTTCTAGGGCAGTAAAATTAACATGGCTAGTAATATCTTGAAGCCCTATATTTACGTAGGGGTTATTATGATGACGATGCTGATAGTAACACTTTAATGTACCTTCATATCTTTGAGGATGATAATATTTTTCACTATCATAACCATAGTCTACGGTTAAAACATAACCTTGTTTTAGGGTTTGGGCAATTTTTTCCAAAATATCAAAGGCATATAAATTAATTTCTGTCTGATAGTTATCAGGGTAAAGGGGAGAGTTGAAATCTATATTATTAATAGTTAGATATTCATTAATTTTTTGGGTTGATAAAGCTCCATATTTTTCTGTAACTTTACCATGGTTAACTGTGACATAAATTTCTTGTAACTTGCCTTCTTTTTTAATAATACGATGAACAGGAAAAGCATCGATTAATTCATTACTAATAAAACAACCCACAATAGATTCTGAAGGGATTTCATCCCATTTTGCCCACTGAAGAGGATATTTTTCTGAAGGTAATAGTTGCTGTTGTTTTTCTTTTAATATCGTTGATTTTTCAATAATTAAATATTGAATATGACTATAAAAATCTTTATTATTAATGGCTAAATAATCTAAAATGATTTTGGCTAATTGACCTTCCCCTGCACCCATTTCTACAATGGTAAATTGAGTAGGTTTATCTAAAATTTGCCAAAATTGTTCTATTTGAATGGCTAATAGTTCCCCAAAATCTTCGGAGATTGAAGACGAAGTAAAAAAGTCTCCTTCCTTACCAATAGCGATCGCCCTTGAATTATAATATCCATATTGCTGATCATAGAGACACATTTCCATATATTCAGCAAAAGTTATTTGTTTGTGGGATGAAGTGTAGATGCGATCGACGATTTTTTCAAATAACAGGGCAGAATTATTAGAACCTTTTAACATAAAACATGATTACAGTGAAGAGTCAATGAAATGTAAGATAATTTCACCTAACTTACAGTCATTGTAAAAATAATTTTACCAAAAAATGATCTAATTTCCTGCCCTAGAGGGGATAATAATATTATGACCATTAGTAATGATAGATCTAAATCAATTTTTTTGCATCTATATAATTTTTTTATATCCTACACAAAATAAAATTTTATTGACAAACAAACTAATTAATTAAAAAGCATTTGTTACCCATCAAAATCATGAAAAATGATGCCCCATGTCAAGGAAAATAATAAGTAAAAAAAAATCTCTTAACTTCTACTTATTTTTAGCCTCCCTAATAATTCCCTTAGTGAGTTATATATATTTAGAGGCGAAAATTGTTGCACAAAATACACAAAAAGAAAAAGAATATACAAAAATAAAAGAGATAGCTGAATCGATTACTTTTAAAATTTTTCCTCAAGATATGACTGTCAATATTGGAGGTTCAGGGGTCTTAATTGATAAACAAAATAATCATTATTATATAATTACTAATAACCATGTAGTAGAAGATGTCACCCTTGAGTATCAAATAAAATCTCACCAAGGTAACATTTATCCTGTGGAAATAATTGCTCAAAACAATCAAGACTCTACAGTAGATGACTTAGCATTGCTCAAATTTTACTCAGAGACTAACTATTATCCCGTCAAACTAAGTGATGATGATAACTTATCCAATAATCAATTAATTATTGCCAGTGGATTTCCTTTTGATGAAAAACTCGAACAACAAGCAGACATAAAATATACCATTGGTAACATAAAAATTATTCTTTCTCAACCTCTTAAAGGAGGTTATCAATTTGGCTATACCAATGAAATTAATAACGGTATGAGTGGAGGGGCAATTTTAAATATGAACGGTGAATTAATAGGAATTAATGGCTTAGGGAAATATCCCGCCATTGGTAATCCCTACATATATCAAAATGGTGCCGAAATTAACGATATTTCTTGGGATAAAATGAGCGAAATGAGTTGGGGCATTCCTATTAAATCCATTAAAACATTTACAGCTAATTTAGAATAACTATTTTCTAGCTAATACCATATAATTTAACAATTAAAAGAGGAATCAAAAAAGTAAAACAAATAGTTAAAGGTAAACCCACACGGGTATAATCAAGAAACTTGTACCCCCCCGGTGCATAAACCATCGTATTGGTTTGATAGCCAATGGGTGCAAGATAACTATTAGAAGCGGCAAAAGTCACCGCATACATAAAAGCAAGAGGATTCAAACCAACAATTTCTGCCACCTTCACTGCAATGGGAATCATTAACACCACAGCAGCGTTATTCGATAATATTTCAGTGAGAATACAGGTGGCCAGATAAAACACCACTAAAATCCAATACCCCGGTAAATTACCACCAATATTTAATAAATTATCTGCTAACCATTCATTGGTACCAGAATTATCCATGGCAATACCCAACGGAATCAACCCTGCCAACAAGAAAATAATATCCCAACGTACTGCCCCATAAATTTCTCCCGGCTTCAGGCAACCAGTGATAACCATTAATACTACCCCTGTTAAGCTGGTGACGAGAATTGGTGCTAAGTCGAACCCTGCGATCGCAATTACCCCTATAATAATCATAAGAGCTATACCAGCCTTATCAGTACGTAAACCCTCCCTATCCTTTTCCTCCAAAACTAATAATTCCCTGGTGGTTTGTAAACCGATAAAACTCTCCTTGGGTGCTTGTACTAATAATAAATCACCAAACTTAAGAGAAGTTTTACCCAGCCTTTCCCTAATTAATTCTTGCCCTCTTCTAATGGCTAAAACCGTGGCATTATAACGCTGTCTAAATCTTAAATCCTTCAAAGTAGTACCAATCAAACGAGAATTTGAGAGAATTAAAACCTCCGCAATTTTTTCCTCTTGAATAGAATTATTCTCTTCCTCTAAATTATTAGAATTAAATTTAAAATCAGCAAGAATTTCCACCCCTCTTTCATCTTTTATATTCAGTAAATTTGTGCGACTACTTCTGACCAATAAAATATCACCCACCGATAAAACTTTATCCGCCAAAGGAGGGGCAAAATGAATATCATTACGGATAATTTCTAAAACATCTAAATCGAATTTTCTTTGAATTTGACTACCCCTTAAAGTTTGCCCAATTAAACTAGAATTGGGGGGAATAATCATCTCACTGACGTAGTCTTTAATCTCATAATTATCACTCAAAGATTCTCCTCCGGGGGGTTTACGGGCAGGTAAAATATAAGGAGAAAAAAAACCAAGATATAATAAACCAATTATAAATACAGGTAAGCCTAATTTTGTAAACTGAAAAATGGTAAATTCGGGATAACCTAATTGTACCGCCACACCACTAGCCAAAATATTAGTAGAAGTACCGATTAAAGTAATTAATCCTCCCAAAATAGTCGAGAAAGAAAGGGGGATTAATAGTTTTGAAATTGATATTTTTGTTTGTTTACTCCACTGTTCAATTATGGGTAAAAAAATTGCTACTACCGCAGTATTATTAATAAAAGCACTGATAGAACCAACAATGCCACCCATCACCAAAATTTGCCTAGAGGGATGATTTCCACCCCATTTTATTAGCCAATCTCGTACTATATTTAAAATCCCTGTTTTGGTAATTCCAGCACTTAAAATAAACATTGCCATCACCGTGATGGTAGCAGAGTTACCAAATCCTGATATTCCTTCATTGGGAGACACTAAGCCGAATAGCATCAACACAATAGCCACAGAAAGGGCTGTTAAATCTACAGGTAGCCACTCACAAATAAATGCAGTGAGGGTTACAATCAAAATGGTAATAGTTAGGAATATAGGTGATATTTCGGGCATTATATTATTTATTTTTTGTTAGAAATTAGCTGTGACGAATTATATCAAGTTCCAGTAATCAGGTGTGAAAGGAATTAACTTGAGTTTGGGGTAACATTTTTATTTAGCATTTTAAAGGTGTAAACAATTGAAAATTGACAATTAATTATTCTCTTTTGCCTATTGCCTGTTGCCTGTTGCCTGTTGCCTTTCCTGACTGATAACTATTATCCCGAACGGAGGTTATATTAGGAAAATATATCTCTAAAAAACTTGATTCTTTCCTCCCTTGATTCTGGCCCAAAATTCCATAAACTTTCATAGAAAAAGAAAGAAACTCCCCCATAATTTTCTGCACGGGTGCGATTAACCTGTTGTTTTATCATCTCTAATGGCACTTGTCGCCCCTTTAAGCCGCTCAAAAGTGCGATCGCACTCGGGACCTTATTCTTAGCATTTTGGATGTCTTCTTGGAGAATTTCTCGATTAAAAGCCATCATATTATCCCGATAAACCTGTAATAACAACTCATCCATCAAACCCATTTTTTCCCATTTTGCCCAATCTAATAAATATTGTTCCAAAGAAAACTCTTGAGGATTGGGGGAGATAGATAAAATAATATCAGGCTTAATTGCCTTAATTTGTCCATGGAGAGTCGCTAAATATTCGGTAATTTTATCCGCGCGCCATTGTACCCATTCAGCATTGAGGGCATT
The sequence above is a segment of the Cyanobacterium stanieri PCC 7202 genome. Coding sequences within it:
- a CDS encoding diguanylate cyclase/phosphodiesterase with PAS/PAC sensor(s) (PFAM: EAL domain; GGDEF domain; PAS fold; FHA domain~TIGRFAM: PAS domain S-box; diguanylate cyclase (GGDEF) domain~COGs: COG5001 signal transduction protein containing a membrane domain an EAL and a GGDEF domain~InterProIPR000253:IPR013767:IPR000160:IPR001633:IPR 000014~KEGG: cyp:PCC8801_1348 diguanylate cyclase/phosphodiesterase with PAS/PAC sensor(s)~PFAM: EAL domain protein; GGDEF domain containing protein; Forkhead-associated protein; PAS fold domain protein~PRIAM: Diguanylate kinase~SMART: EAL domain protein; GGDEF domain containing protein; Forkhead-associated protein; PAS domain containing protein~SPTR: Diguanylate cyclase/phosphodiesterase with PAS/PAC sensor(S);~TIGRFAM: diguanylate cyclase; PAS sensor protein) translates to MIESSTDFQHLLTIEYDNKQKSIVLNNEVYSIGRHSSNTIVIHDPTISRYHCTILPVKYKENKDKKVFWIIDGDLKGNRSANGLYVNGNKCLSHELKSGDAIYIGGQKVFASYSLVDSSGYDDDDKTQPLTIEQKEAPFLTDKTQKTLTFEENSLDSSSPTEFKKERLSLIKEMLDQIYDEKDDLCYGILETDLEGKVIHTNIFFDRYFPNLKDNIQENPFLTDLLEEVEKQEDNIVVRQITYNNDRYTQSAYLNGDRQVIVSYIFEFKNKNYIEEALRESEEKYRAVVRQISEGIILVDPMTKDILEANNAYCSLTGHSSQEILSLKLYDLVAVDGEIIDSIIDKIHQNRLDLVQESLHRCQDGSLIPVEVNISIIYYSAKEVICYAVRDITERKISEEMLRYQASHDLLTKLGNRNFFNEQLYKAIANARTYEHKMAILFIDLDRFKNINDTLGHQIGDQFLQNVAKRLQKSLRNLDTIARWGGDEFTILLSEINNSNEATRVAERILHSLRQPFQILEFQLYASLSIGISIYPQDGDNPDTLLKNADIALYRAKELGGHGYQFYQPSMNQRNTELLQIESYLYNALHNNEFELYYQPQINIISKTIIGMEALIRWNHPQLGRVAPNNFIPIAEQTGLICPIGEWVIEEACQQNQIWHDLGYTDLKIAVNISARQFQQKNLVYTIANILKKTNLSPKFLEAEITESSIIQNPDLAKKILDQLSNLGVLVAMDDFGTGYSSLGYLKKFPFGKIKIDQSFVRELKNKKEDLAIISAVVTLGKGMNLQVVAEGIENDEQLKLLVDLNCRQMQGYYFSKPMNAKDATSFLQKGIDY
- a CDS encoding protein of unknown function DUF185 (PFAM: Uncharacterized ACR, COG1565~COGs: COG1565 conserved hypothetical protein~InterPro IPR003788~KEGG: cyh:Cyan8802_3870 protein of unknown function DUF185~PFAM: protein of unknown function DUF185~SPTR: Putative uncharacterized protein); protein product: MLKGSNNSALLFEKIVDRIYTSSHKQITFAEYMEMCLYDQQYGYYNSRAIAIGKEGDFFTSSSISEDFGELLAIQIEQFWQILDKPTQFTIVEMGAGEGQLAKIILDYLAINNKDFYSHIQYLIIEKSTILKEKQQQLLPSEKYPLQWAKWDEIPSESIVGCFISNELIDAFPVHRIIKKEGKLQEIYVTVNHGKVTEKYGALSTQKINEYLTINNIDFNSPLYPDNYQTEINLYAFDILEKIAQTLKQGYVLTVDYGYDSEKYYHPQRYEGTLKCYYQHRHHNNPYVNIGLQDITSHVNFTALEKIGTSFDLEKIDFTQQALFLMALGLGDRLNNLSDGRILLSKLWQRRNQLHELINPQGLGGFGILLQGKNLNAIHRQTSLKGFVKLDESTIF